Part of the Salvelinus fontinalis isolate EN_2023a chromosome 1, ASM2944872v1, whole genome shotgun sequence genome is shown below.
TCTCAAATTTTAAGTAAAATGTTATGGTTGGAGTAAGGTTAGGTATGGCGGGTTAGGTTATGAATAAGTAACCAGTAGGTGtgtgacctctaacctctcttcCCTGTGTAGACGCGTATGCAGAGCCTACAGCCTGAGCCTGCTGCCCGTTACCGGAATGTGATGGATGCTCTTCGGCGAATCATAACCACCGAGGGTGTCTGGCGACCAATGAGAGGGCTGAATGCCACAGCTGTGGGGGCGGGTCCGGCGCACGCCCTCTACTTCGCCTGCTACGAGAAACTTAAGAAAAGTCTGGGTGACATCATCCACCCCGGGGCTAACAGCCATCTGGCCAACGGTATaccaggaaaacacacacacacacacacacattcaaatcaCACACTAGCACATGCACACACCAATCCTATACTTCTCTGCAACCACTCTTTGGATTACTTGTTGACTTCCTGGAAATATAACTATATGACATTGTTTTTTCTAGTAAATGCTAGCAGTTCATTTGGTTTTTCCAATATTCTATTTTTAGCAACTCACGCAAGTAGTGAAGATTCAATTAAACTATTTTGCTGTATTTTTACAGCTATGTTGCTGTAGTCCTGTAGAGATAATCTCTaacacactgcagagagagagggagagaagacccCCTTCTCCCCTGGACACTAAGTGGATGCTGCTCGGACTAACCTAGATGAACCTTGCTCTCAGACAATGAGTTATGTGTGTGGGTGAGTCAGTCTGCCAGTTCTAACAGCTGGAGCAGAGTGGTGGGAGAGTGGTGGTGCCACACCCTTAATACCCCCATCCCCTGGACAGTAGAGGGGAAAATGCCTGCGCTATACTTCAGGCTCTCTCATACCCAGTACAGTAAGCAGGCCCTaagaacctggttcctctctaggtttcttcttaggcTCCTGccctctagggagtttttcctagccactctgCTTCTCcattgctctttggggttttaggctgggtatctgtatagcactttgtgacaattactgatgtaaaaagggctttataaaagaCATTTGATTTGACTGAATCAAACTTGTTGGGCCACCTGCCAGTGTGATAAACATCACCAGCCACTCAGGTGGTGGATCAGCTGTTGGCCGGGGCTAATTCCGTCCCAGCAGGGTATTAGGAGGGATATCTTTCTGGCCATGGAGCTGATCTGACATTGTCTGTATGCTCTCTGAGGTCAGAGTTCTGCAGAGTCAGCCAGGTCCACAAATAGACCAGGGCCTCTGACTACATACCATGCTACGGTGTCCGGGTCCACGCTACAGACATGCGTCAGAAAAAGGTTTTTAATCTGAGCACTGCTGCGTGAGGAGAGAGGCTGGCACTATTGCTGCAGCTGAGGGGGCCGCGTGTGAGCGATGGGAGCGAGCCACAGAGGTATAAAAGAAGTGGGGACTGCATCCGTTGTTTTCAACATAATCTGCTCGCGTTTACATGCAGCGATTTATGGACCGTCTATATCCGGGTTGCATCCGGTTTACATGGCCCAACTTCACATGCGCACTTTCACTCAGTGTGCACAGGGAGCAGCGACGACGTCATCCAAATACATGTCAGACATTGGATGAAGATAAAATTTTAATCTTCGGCTGTgagtgattttttgggggggggagggggcttCATCAACAATTATTTGTCTGACTATAGCTGGCTAGGCTAATTAAGGCCACATGCTGCGCTTTCTCcccaaccccattcagataaaacaacAGCCTACTTGTTGGTTGATCGTTGTAGTCTACTCATTTTCACTTTTAATTCTGTCATTTTTTTCTAATTTGCATTGCATTGGTGTAATCTCATTGCATTGCATAAGCTTTGATTGGCCAACATAAACAAGCTACACACGTGAAGGGTGCATGTCATAAAAACAACATTGAAAAGTTAATTTtattatattgaacaaaaatataaacgcaacatgcaacaattataagttcatacaaggaaatcggtcaatttaaataaattaccggtaggccctaatctatggatttcacgtgactGGGAATACGGATATgcgtctgttggtcacagatgtctttaaaaaaaagatgGGAATATGAATCAGAAaacctgtcagtatctggtgtgaccaccattttgcctcatgcagcgcaacacatctccttcacacagagtttatcaggctgttgattgtggcctgtggaatgttgtcccactcctcttcaatggctgtgcgaagttgctggatattggcgggtactggaacatgctgttgtaCGAGTcgttccagagcatcccaaacatgctcaatgagtaatatgtctagtgagtatgcaagccatggaagaactgtggcattttcagcttccaggaattgtgtacagatccttgtgtcattatcatgctaaaacatgaggtgatggcggaggatgaatggcatgacaatgagcctccggatctcatcacggtagtcaaattaccatcgataaaatgcaattgtcttcgttgtccatagcttatgcctgcacaaacagttgaagtcagaagtttacatacacttaggttggagtcattgaaacttgtttttcaaccaccccacaaatttcttgttaacaaactatagttttggcaagtcggttaggacatctaccttgtgcatgacacaagtaattttcccaacaattgtttagactaattatttcacttataactcactgtatcacaattccagtggtccagaagtttacacacactaagttggctgtgcctttttAAACAAATGGCTAAAAGTGCCACGTtgatctgtaaaaacaatagtacgcaagtataaacaccatgggaccacgcagccgtcataccgctcaggaaggagacgcgttctgtctcctagagattaacatatattggtgcaaaaagtgcaaatcaatcccagaacaacagcaaaggaccatgtgaagatgctggaggaaagggGTACAAAAggatctatatctacagtaaaattagtcctatatcgacataacctgaaaggccactcatcaaggaagaagccactgctccaaaaccgccataaaaaagccagactacggtttgcaactgcacataaggacaaagatcgtactttttggagaaatctcctctggtctgatgaaataaaaatagaactgtttgccataatgaccattgttatgtttggaggacaaagggggaggcttgcaagccgaagaacaccatcaaaaccgtgaggcacgggggtggcagcatcatgttgtgggggtgctttgctgcaggagggtctggtgcacttcacaaaatggatggcatcatggggatggaaaattatgtggatatattgaagcaacatctcaagacatcagtcatgaagttcaagcttgatcgcaaatgggtcttccaaatggacaatgaccccaagcatacttccaaagttgtggcaaaatggcttaaggacaacaaggtcaaggtattggagtggccatcacaaagccctgacctcaatcctataaacaatttgtgggcataactgaaaatgcatgtgcgagcaagaaggcctacaaacctgactcggttacaccagctctgtcaggaggaatgggccaaaattcacccaactttttgtgggaagcttgtggaaggctacccaaaacgtttgacccaagttaaacaatttaagggcaatgctatcaaatactaattgagtgaatgtaaacttcagacccactgggaatgtgatgaaagaaataaaagctgaaatcattctctcaactattattcaggcatttcacattcttaaaataaagtggtgatcctaactgacttaagacagggaattttttactaggattaaatgtcaggaattgtgaaactgagtttgaatgtaaggtgtatgtaaacttccgacttcatctgtacCTATCTCATCGCTCAGAAGACTGCTGCTTATTGGATGTTTTTTATGATGCACCATTcttggtaaaccctagacactgccGGGAGTGAAATGCCCAGGTGGTCAGTCCTTTCTGATATACTAGATCTGGcgtgcctggcaccgacgatcattcCACCAAAACTCAGTCGCTTCGGTCACTCGTTTTGCCTatgctaacgttcaatcgaacagtaactgaatgcctctgcctgtctgcctgcttgttTTATAAGCCATGGccatgtgactcactgtctgtaggagcgaccCATTTTCATGAAAGTGGTGGTGTACCTAAAACTGTCCGGTGAGTGTATATCCTTGTATGTAACAATGCCAAATTAGATTTTTTAATTTAAAATACTAATGTCCGTTCCGACATTTGAAAATTCAAATAACCTTGCATATCCCTAATTTGCACTACAAGAAAAGTTTTACTTTTGCTCAGACAAAGCTAGTACTAGAGATACTTGCTCTTTTTATCCCTGTATCTGTTCtctgctctttctttctcttccctTCTTCCCAGGTcagctgtctgtctcttctcttccctcctccctggtTTCCAGGTCAGGGGAGAGGCAGGGTAAGACCTGCCCAGTAGAGGAAGGGATGTTTGACTCTGGTCCAGCAGGAGTGGTGATGGCCTGTTTTTACCGCTAGGGAGAGCTAGAGCATTTTCTGTCATCTggcctctcctcacccctctctcctcgtctctccttctctccctctcctctactctttcCTTCTCTGCAATCTTCCTCCTTTTATATCTCTggtcttttctgtctctctctctgtctctctctctctctctctctgtctctctctctctctctgtgtgtgtttaaccattgagtgtgtatgtgttacAGGTGCGGCGGGGTGTGTGGCCACATTGCTTCATGACGCAGCCATGAACCCATCTGAAGGTAAATCTATCCATCTATAAATATCTTTCCCTCTCTTAAACCTGCTTTCTCGTTCTCACACATGGCATATATTCAGGTGACTGAGATGTTCTTTGCTGCAGATAAATGGCTGTAGCAGAGCTCCCTCTGCAGCTGTAGCTCCAGCCTGTTTACTCTGCACTGCTCGCTAGGGAGGGGGGAGCAAGGTGgtgtgggagacagagagaaagagagtagggtGGTGGGGAGGAGCAGTGCCAAGAATGAAATCGGAATAGAGACTGGGATAGAGATTGAGGGAGCGAGCAGGgttgagagggaggggggagaaagatgCTCCCTTGGGTCCTGTCAACTTTGTATTGAACTCCACCACCATCTGTAGACTACAGCGGACTTTGATGGGTATCCTTCCACTGAAATGCCTGGACAGGTGATCCTCAGGCAGCTGTGGAGGCGAGGGACATAGGTGCTAGTCTCAGATTCCAAGGTAACGCCTGGGTCGCTGCTTTGAACTTCAGCAGTCTAAATAAAAATCTCTGTTAATGTCTTAATTAATCTGAACATCCTAATGCCCTCCTCAGCCTTGGAGTATGTTATGACtgcattttaaaaaatatatatatatctggtcAATAATTTGTCTTTCTTTTTTATCCTCTGGGCTATGTTCTTGGTCCCTAATGATGGAAACACACCTGGCAATCCTCCCTTGCATCCCTCCAatcctcccctctactcctcctctttaCTCACCTATCcatcccttccttcctctctgcctcACTATCCCTTCTTTTTTCCTTTATACTGCCGCTCTCTTTCCCCCATTCCTCTACTGCCTGCATTCTCTTTCTTATGCTCTGTTCTGGCTATTCCTATCTgtttttctccctccctgtccAGTGGTGAAGCAGCGTTTGCAGATGTATAACTCTCCGTACCGAGGCGTGATGGACTGTGTGCGTGCCGTGTGGCAGAGAGAGGGCGCCGCAGCCTTTTACCGCTCCTACACCACCCAGCTCACCATGAACGTGCCTTTCCAGGTGCTCCACTTCATGACCTACGAGTCCCTCCAGGAGCTCCTCAACCCCCACAGACAGTACAACCTCTCCTCACACATGGTGTCTGGAGCCCTGGCCGGGGCCATTGCTGCTGCAGCCACCACCCCTCTGGATGTCTGCAAGACCTTGCTCAACACCCAGGAGTCCCTGGTGGGGCTCCCCACTGCAGGCCAGGGTGGAGGTCaggggacacacagacacatcacagGCCTGGCCCATGCCTTCCGGACAGTGTACAGGCTGGGCGGCCTGCCTGGATTCTTTAAAGGAGTCCAGGCCAGGGTGATCTATCAGATGCCCTCCACAGCCATCAGCTGGTCTGTCTATGAGTTCTTCAAGTACGGAATCACCAAGCACCAGCACGAGAAGAGGATAGCGCagcggaaggagggagggagagaagtagagaaggaaaaataaagaaaatcctctTTATTCAGCCATCTCTCTTTGCCATCTCTTCCATTTTCTCTCTATCAACCCCCTTCCTTCGCCCTTCGGGGCAAGCAGGTGTTCAGAGCAAGGGAGAATTGAGAGGAACAGTGGAGAGGAAGAATCGATACGCACATAAACCAACCAATACCCTCTTTACCCCGTTCAGACAGCCAATAAGAAAGAGACTGTGATGTGGTTCAACTAATAACATCCCTGCTAAACTGTTTGCAACTGAAAATTTACAATTTCCTATGAAAGTGAATGTCATGTATTGACACTACTTTATCAACGCACATAAATGCTAACCAGAACAATTTTTGATTCTGTTTTGCTAGTCTCCAGTGAGTTTTGTTAAATATTTTGCTAATGAGTTTCCAATCCCTTTCATAAGAATTGTTGTGATGAATTTGACAACCGCTGTCCTAACTGTCCgtgttaaaggtagactcagcaataTAACATCATTCTACACACCTGGGCCAATTCCTGCTGATAGAAATTAACAAAATTCCCTTATTGAGGTGCAGATTGAAAGAGCAATTAGATTTGGATTCGGTTTTTGTTGATATGTGTAAGCAGGAAGTGTCCCAGCTTTGTATGAAGGTTATAGTGCGGAGTACCTGTAAAGTTAATTGTTGCGTTAACTGTATGTGGATGAGAATGTTCACTGTAAACCCCACCAGGGGCCACTGTGCTCCTCTCAATAATGCTGGAGTAATAGAATATGATGAGGTGTGAGTGACAGTCTGCCTTTAGGGGGCGTTAGTGTTGCTTTGTAAACCCAGGCAATAGTTTATAGGCTTCGGGTACAAGTTGGCCTTAACCCCAGATCTAGAATCAGTTTGTCGTTTCTCAATTCTTATGTTAACTGTTGAGGGTATGAAAGAATATCTAATCCTAGACCAATGGTTAGGAGCAACTTCTACCTTTTCGCTTCAGAACTGGTAGAGACACAAAGGGAGTCCTCTCAAGGTTTGAAATCAGGAATTGCTCTCAAAATGGTTGCATACTATATATGTGAATTTAAatgaaacattttttttaatcggATCAGATTTTATGTAAAATGCTGAAATAGACTTAATTTATTGTTGCCAGTATTTTGTAAAGTACGTTAACTCTCAATAGTTCCTCagaatagagctatttttgtattGATTCTGGAACACAAAGAACTAACCTTTAGTTGGCTGACACCACTGTTCTAGATCTAAAGCGACATGATTGGCTTCTAGAAATAATTGCCATTTCATTGGCCAATAAACTCCATCCTGTCTTCTGATTGGTACTGATGTAAGGAGATGTTGTTTTCCCAGTTCTCacgtatttttgtatttttgttttgaGTAGCTCAAATTCTTGGATGGGataacctacacacacacttcaatTTTCTGTCGGTTTAGAGTCACACCCTTGTTTTACCTAGACTGGCTGCCTGACTGTCCCAGTATTAACAAGTACACAAAGGTTTAGACAGGACAGGTTGGCTAAAGCAGAGACCAACAGGCATACACAAAGGATATGGATTCCCATGCATTAACAGCCAAATTCAAACTTCAGAACCATGTTTACATGGTGGAATTTCATGAGAATCTCCTATTGGCATGGTTTACATAAAATATTGATGTTTACACACAGTCTTCATGTTTAGGGACGATTATGGAATGTTGAGTAACGATTAATTGTCATGGAAATAGCCACGGTTGTCATTTTTGTTGAAAGAAGTTTTGAGCTTGTAATCTTTAAACGGTGACTATGACCATGAATACAACACACTTCtgtcaaaaaaaataataataattttgaccgcatgcatcttttgtaaatttAAGGTTCTCCTCCGACCGTGCCGTCCTGCTTTTAAAATGATTACCAACATTACCCATTTCTTGTAAAACTGCTATTGGGTAATTACTGAACACAAACATATAAACGTGTGGCCCCATGgttcatgagatgaaataaaaaattccagaaatgttctcatgttgtgcacaaatttgtttacttccctgttagtgagcttttctcctttgccaagataatccatccacctgacaggtgtgacataacAATAAGCTAATTACAAAGCATGATCATTACCCatgtgtaccttgtgctggggacaataaaaggccactttaaaatgtgcagttttgtcacaacgcaatgccacagatgactcaagttttgagggagcgtgcaatcgTCATGCTGACTTGcagggaatgtccaccagagctgttgtcagacaaTTGAATATTaagttctctaccataagctgccttcagtgtcgttttagagaatttggcagtacgtccaactggcctcacaaccccaGACCACGTGTCACCATGCCAGCCAAGGACCTCCACAAcaagcttcttcacctgcgggattgccTGAGGGGGGGACCAGTGCTGAGGAGCATTTCTgtatgtaataaagcccttttatgGGGAAAACTAATCtgtttggctgggcctggctccggAGTGGGTGGCCCAGCCTATGCCCTACAAGGCCCACCCAtgtctgcacccctgcccagttgtgaaatccatagattagggcctaatttatttatttaaattgactgatttccttatatgaactgtaactcagtaaaatctttgaaattgtactgtagatactgtatatctacttGAATATAAAGTTGAATCCTCCCTTCTCCTAAAATGAATTTATTAGGACAATACTTTATTTTAGTTCACGGTTACTGTCCATAATTGTCAGTTACATGATTATACaataattgtgccagccctactCATGTTAGGGTTTGGCCCTGActaactacatttacattttagtcatttagcagacgctcttatccagagcgacttaaagtagagatcatacattttattacatattgagacaaggatatccctaccggccaaaccctccctaacctggacgacgctatgcaaattgtgc
Proteins encoded:
- the LOC129859737 gene encoding mitoferrin-2-like — translated: MEADGLLRRRRMTAERADGDAGVAGASAGAEVRWLGGRIWGVSESLVGSLSPRIGGEAEIKTVIQFSGGPPEVTLADTSEPDYEGLPQGASTSTHMVAGAVAGIMEHCLMFPIDCVKTRMQSLQPEPAARYRNVMDALRRIITTEGVWRPMRGLNATAVGAGPAHALYFACYEKLKKSLGDIIHPGANSHLANGAAGCVATLLHDAAMNPSEVVKQRLQMYNSPYRGVMDCVRAVWQREGAAAFYRSYTTQLTMNVPFQVLHFMTYESLQELLNPHRQYNLSSHMVSGALAGAIAAAATTPLDVCKTLLNTQESLVGLPTAGQGGGQGTHRHITGLAHAFRTVYRLGGLPGFFKGVQARVIYQMPSTAISWSVYEFFKYGITKHQHEKRIAQRKEGGREVEKEK